A window from Manis javanica isolate MJ-LG chromosome 10, MJ_LKY, whole genome shotgun sequence encodes these proteins:
- the L3MBTL2 gene encoding lethal(3)malignant brain tumor-like protein 2 isoform X1 gives MEKTRGLEEPPPLEPMEEEEEDDDLELFGGYDSFRSYNSSVGSESSSYLEESSEAENEDREAGELPTSPLHLLNPGTPRSLDGSGSEPAVCEMCGIVGTREAFFSKTKRFCSVSCSRSYSSNSKKASILARLQGKPPTKKAKVLHKAAWSAKIGAFLHSQGTGQLADGTPTGQDALVLGFDWGKFLKDHSYKAAPVSCFKHVPLYDQWEDVMKGMKVEVLNSDAVLPSRVYWIASVMQAAGYRVLLRYEGFENDASHDFWCNLGTVDVHPIGWCAINSKILVPPRTIHAKFTDWKGYLMKRLVGSRTLPVDFHIKMVESMKYPFRQGMRLEVVDKSQVSRTRMAVVDTVIGGRLRLLYEDGDSDDDFWCHMWSPLIHPVGWSRRVGHGIKLSERRSDMAHHPTFRKIYCDAVPYLFKKVRAVYTEGGWFEEGMKLEAIDPLNLGNICVATICKVLLDGYLMICVDGGPSTDGSDWFCYHASSHAIFPAAFCQKNDIELTPPKGYEAHAFNWDAYLEKTKSKAAPSRLFNMDCPNHGFKVGMKLEAVDLMEPRLICVATVKQVVHRLLSIHFDGWDSEYDQWVDCESPDIYPVGWCELTGYQLQPPVAAEPTTPLKAKEATKKKKKQFGKKRKRIPPPKTRLLRQGSQKPLLEDSLQASEKTCLEPVPQEIIAVRVKEEHLDTAAPDKALSPELPVPIENIKQETDE, from the exons ATGGAGAAGACCAGGGGCCTCGAG GAGCCTCCACCTTTGGAACcaatggaggaagaagaggaagacgACGACTTGGAGCTCTTTGGCGGCTATGACAGTTTCCGGAGTTATAACAGCAGTGTGGGCAGTGAGAGCAGCTCCTATTTAGAGGAGTCAAGTGAGGCGGAAAATGAGGATCGGGAAGCCGGGGAGCTGCCCACATCCCCGCTGCATTTGCTGAATCCTGGGACTCCACGCTCCTTGGATGGCAGTGGTTCTGAGCCAG CTGTCTGTGAGATGTGCGGTATCGTGGGTACAAGGGAAGCCTTCTTCTCCAAGACCAAGAGATTCTGCAGTGTCTCCTGTTCCCGGAGCTACTCCTCCAACTCCAAGAAAGCCAGTATCTTGGCTAGATTACAG ggAAAACCACCTACCAAGAAAGCCAAAGTCCTGCACAAGGCAGCCTGGTCAGCCAAGATTGGAGCCTTCCTCCACTCCCAAGGGACAGGGCAGCTAGCAGATGGGACACCCACAGGGCAAGACG CTCTGGTCTTGGGTTTCGACTGGGGAAAATTCCTGAAGGATCACAGTTACAAGGCTGCCCCTGTCAGCTGTTTTAAACAT GTCCCACTCTATGACCAGTGGGAGGACGTGATGAAGGGGATGAAGGTGGAGGTGCTCAACAGCGACGCCGTGCTCCCCAGCCGGGTGTACTGGATCGCCTCTGTCATGCAGGCAGCAG GGTACCGGGTGCTGCTCCGGTATGAAGGCTTTGAAAATGATGCCAGCCATGACTTCTGGTGCAACCTGGGGACCGTGGATGTCCACCCCATCGGCTGGTGCGCCATCAACAGCAAGATCCTCGTGCCCCCACGGA CCATCCATGCCAAGTTCACCGACTGGAAGGGGTACCTCATGAAGCGGCTGGTGGGCTCCAGGACGCTGCCTGTGGATTTCCATATCAAG ATGGTGGAGAGCATGAAGTACCCCTTTCGGCAGGGCATGCGGCTGGAGGTGGTGGACAAGTCCCAGGTGTCACGGACCCGTATGGCCGTGGTGGACACAGTAATTGGAGGTCGCCTACGGCTCCTCTATGAGGATGGCGACAGTGACGATGACTTCTGGTGCCACATGTGGAGCCCCCTGATTCACCCAGTGGGCTGGTCGCGGCGTGTTGGCCACGGCATCAAGCTGTCAG AGAGGCGCAGTGACATGGCCCACCATCCCACCTTCCGGAAAATCTACTGTGATGCTGTTCCTTACCTGTTCAAGAAG GTTCGTGCTGTCTACACGGAAGGTGGTTGGTTTGAGGAGGGGATGAAACTGGAGGCCATTGACCCCCTGAATCTGGGCAACATTTGCGTGGCAACCATCTGCAAG GTTCTCCTGGACGGCTACCTGATGATCTGTGTGGATGGGGGGCCCTCCACAGATGGCTCCGACTGGTTCTGTTACCACGCCTCCTCCCACGCCATATTCCCAGCCGCCTTCTGCCAGAAGAATGACATTGAGCTCACACCCCCGAAAG GGTACGAGGCACATGCTTTCAACTGGGATGCCTACTTGGAGAAGACCAAGTCAAAAGCAGCCCCATCGAGGCTCTTTAACATG gactgCCCCAACCACGGCTTCAAGGTGGGCATGAAGCTGGAGGCCGTGGACCTGATGGAACCCCGGCTCATCTGCGTGGCCACGGTGAAGCAGGTGGTGCATCGGCTCCTCAGCATCCACTTCGATGGCTGGGACAGCGAGTATGACCAGTGGGTGGACTGTGAATCCCCGGACATCTACCCCGTCGGCTGGTGTGAGCTCACCGGCTACCAGCTGCAGCCGCCGGTGGCCGCAG AGCCAACCACACCTCTCAAGGCCAAAGAggccacaaagaagaaaaagaaacagtttgGAAAGAAAA gGAAAAGAATACCACCACCCAAGACCCGGCTCCTCCGACAGGGGTCCCAGAAGCCCCTTCTGGAGGACAGCCTGCAGGCCTCAGAGAAGACGTGCTTGGAGCCTGTTCCTCAAGAGA TCATTGCCGTGCGTGTGAAGGAGGAGCATCTCGACACAGCTGCACCTGACAAGGCCCTGAGTCCAGAGTTGCCTGTTCCCATCGAGAACATCAAACAGGAGACAGACGAATGA
- the CHADL gene encoding chondroadherin-like protein, whose translation MEGPRCTLALLLSLLLPLGPAWHAAAQRCPQTCVCDNSRRYVSCRHQNITEVPKAIPELTQRLDLQGNMLKVIPPAAFQDLPYLTQLDLRHCQVETVAEGAFRGLGRLLHLNLASNRLSVLPQEALDGLRSLRQLELEGNMLEELRPGMFGALGALATLNLARNALVYLPAMAFQGLVRARWLQLSHNMLSVLAPEALAGLPALRRLSLHHNELQALPGPALSQARGLARLELGHNPFTYVGEEDELVLPGLRELMLDHGALQVLDPRAFAHCPRLHTLDLRGNQLDALPSLQGPGQLRRLRLQGNPLWCGCQAQPLLKWLAQARVHLDGTCRGPRHLRGEALDALRPSDLRCPADAAEEQEERLAAVRLRTPSGAPEEKDGAARPCPRACWCASASRHSNCESRGLQAVPRSFPSDTQLLDLRRNHFPSVPRAAFTGLGHLVSLHLQHCGIAELEAGALVGLGSLIYLYLSDNQLSGLTAAAVEGAPRLGYLYLERNRFLQVPGAALRALPGLFSLHLQDNAVAHLAPGDLTGVQALRWLYLSGNRITQVSRGAVGPALELEKLHLDRNQLREVPTGALEGLPALLELQLSGNPLRALRDAAFQPVGQTLQHLFLNGSGLEQVSPGAFWGLGLRLQSLHLQKNQLQTLPALPDLSRLELVDLSGNPFRCDCRLLPLHRWLTRLNLRVGATCATPPSARGQRVKAAAAVFETCPGWTARKAKRMQVPRLGAWRTAMKGRRRGAGKVGHGMWGGFWASRVLTSLGSHSFHSKSGQ comes from the exons GCCCCGTTGCACCCTGGCCCTGCTGctctccctgctgctgcccctgGGCCCAGCTTGGCATGCAGCTGCGCAGCGCTGCCCACAGACCTGTGTCTGTGACAATTCCAGGCGGTATGTCTCCTGTCGGCACCAGAACATCACTGAGGTGCCCAAGGCCATCCCTGAG CTGACCCAGCGGCTGGACCTCCAGGGCAACATGCTGAAGGTGATCCCTCCAGCTGCCTTCCAGGACCTGCCGTATCTGACACAGCTGGACCTGCGGCACTGCCAGGTGGAGACGGTGGCTGAGGGTGCTTTCCGTGGCCTGGGCCGTCTGCTGCACCTCAACCTAGCCTCCAATCGCCTGAGTGTGCTGCCCCAAGAAGCACTGGATGGGCTGCGCTCCCTCCGGCAGCTGGAGCTGGAAGGGAACATGCTGGAAGAGCTGCGGCCAGGGATGTTTGGCGCCCTGGGTGCACTGGCCACACTGAACCTGGCCCGCAACGCCCTCGTCTACCTGCCAGCCATGGCCTTCCAGGGGCTGGTACGCGCCCGCTGGCTGCAGCTGTCCCACAACATGCTCAGTGTGCTGGCCCCCGAGGCCCTGGCTGGCCTGCCTGCCCTGCGCCGGCTCAGCCTGCACCACAATGAGCTGCAGGCCCTGCCGGGGCCAGCCTTGTCGCAGGCCCGTGGCCTGGCCCGTCTGGAGCTGGGCCACAACCCCTTCACCTACGTGGGCGAGGAGGATGAGCTGGTGCTGCCTGGCCTGCGGGAGCTGATGCTGGATCATGGGGCCCTACAGGTCCTGGACCCCAGAGCCTTCGCCCACTGCCCCCGGCTGCACACCCTGGACCTCCGCGGGAACCAGCTGGACGCTCTGCCGTCGCTGCAGGGCCCAGGACAGCTGCGCCGGCTGCGCCTGCAGGGGAACCCACTGTGGTGTGGCTGCCAGGCCCAGCCGCTGCTTAAGTGGCTAGCGCAGGCACGGGTGCACTTGGACGGCACGTGCAGGGGGCCCCGGCACCTGCGAGGCGAGGCCCTGGATGCCCTGCGGCCCTCAGACCTGCGCTGCCCTGCAGATGCGGCAGAGGAACAGGAAGAGCGGCTGGCTGCCGTGCGGCTCCGCACCCCTTCCGGGGCCCCCGAGGAGAAGGATGGGGCGGCTCGGCCCTGCCCGCGCGCCTGCTGGTGCGCCTCCGCATCCCGGCACAGCAACTGCGAGAGCCGAGGCCTGCAGGCCGTGCCCCGCAGCTTCCCCAGCGACACCCAGCTCCTGGACCTGCGGCGGAACCACTTCCCCTCGGTGCCTCGAGCGGCCTTCACGGGCCTGGGTCATCTGGTGTCACTGCATCTGCAGCACTGTGGCATCGCAGAGCTGGAGGCTGGCGCCCTGGTGGGGCTGGGCAGCCTCATCTACCTCTACCTCTCTGACAACCAGCTCTCAGGCCTCACCGCTGCCGCCGTTGAGGGGGCCCCCCGCCTTGGCTACCTGTACCTGGAGCGCAACCGCTTCCTGCAGGTGCCAGGGGCTGCCCTGCGTGCCCTGCCAGGCCTCTTCTCCCTGCACCTGCAAGACAATGCTGTTGCCCACCTGGCACCTGGGGACCTGACAGGGGTGCAGGCCTTGCGCTGGCTCTACCTGAGTGGGAACCGCATCACCCAGGTTTCCCGGGGGGCAGTGGGCCCAGCTCTGGAGCTGGAGAAGCTGCACCTGGACAGGAACCAGCTGCGAGAGGTGCCCACTGGGGCCTTGGAGGGgctgcctgccctcctggagctgcaGCTCTCTGGAAACCCGCTTAGGGCCCTGCGAGATGCAGCCTTCCAGCCTGTGGGCCAGACGCTGCAGCACCTCTTCCTGAACGGCAGTGGTCTAGAGCAG GTTTCCCCTGGGGCCTTCTGGGGCCTGGGGCTCCGACTCCAGAGCCTGCACCTGCAAAAGAACCAGCTGCAGACCCTGCCCGCCCTGCCGGACCTCAGCCGGCTGGAGCTCGTTGACCTCAGCGGCAATCCCTTCCGCTGTGACTGCCGGCTGCTCCCGTTGCACAG GTGGCTCACCAGGCTGAACCTGCGTGTGGGGGCCACCTGTGCCACACCCCCCAGTGCCCGCGGCCAGAGGGTGAAGGCTGCAGCTGCTGTCTTTGAAACCTGTCCGGGCTGGACTGCCAGAAAGGCCAAGCGGATGCAAGTTCCCAGGCTGGGTGCCTGGAGAACCGCAATGAAGGGAAGACGTCGCGGAGCAGGCAAGGTTGGCCACGGAATGTGGGGAGGCTTCTGGGCCAGCAGAGTTCTGACTTCTCTTGGTTCTCATTCATTCCATTCCAAATCTGGGCAGTAA
- the L3MBTL2 gene encoding lethal(3)malignant brain tumor-like protein 2 isoform X2: MEKTRGLEEPPPLEPMEEEEEDDDLELFGGYDSFRSYNSSVGSESSSYLEESSEAENEDREAGELPTSPLHLLNPGTPRSLDGSGSEPAVCEMCGIVGTREAFFSKTKRFCSVSCSRSYSSNSKKASILARLQGKPPTKKAKVLHKAAWSAKIGAFLHSQGTGQLADGTPTGQDALVLGFDWGKFLKDHSYKAAPVSCFKHVPLYDQWEDVMKGMKVEVLNSDAVLPSRVYWIASVMQAAGYRVLLRYEGFENDASHDFWCNLGTVDVHPIGWCAINSKILVPPRTIHAKFTDWKGYLMKRLVGSRTLPVDFHIKMVESMKYPFRQGMRLEVVDKSQVSRTRMAVVDTVIGGRLRLLYEDGDSDDDFWCHMWSPLIHPVGWSRRVGHGIKLSERRSDMAHHPTFRKIYCDAVPYLFKKVRAVYTEGGWFEEGMKLEAIDPLNLGNICVATICKVLLDGYLMICVDGGPSTDGSDWFCYHASSHAIFPAAFCQKNDIELTPPKGYEAHAFNWDAYLEKTKSKAAPSRLFNMDCPNHGFKVGMKLEAVDLMEPRLICVATVKQVVHRLLSIHFDGWDSEYDQWVDCESPDIYPVGWCELTGYQLQPPVAAEPTTPLKAKEATKKKKKQFGKKSWPGSPLVQCRPLSEMQPASFTWP; this comes from the exons ATGGAGAAGACCAGGGGCCTCGAG GAGCCTCCACCTTTGGAACcaatggaggaagaagaggaagacgACGACTTGGAGCTCTTTGGCGGCTATGACAGTTTCCGGAGTTATAACAGCAGTGTGGGCAGTGAGAGCAGCTCCTATTTAGAGGAGTCAAGTGAGGCGGAAAATGAGGATCGGGAAGCCGGGGAGCTGCCCACATCCCCGCTGCATTTGCTGAATCCTGGGACTCCACGCTCCTTGGATGGCAGTGGTTCTGAGCCAG CTGTCTGTGAGATGTGCGGTATCGTGGGTACAAGGGAAGCCTTCTTCTCCAAGACCAAGAGATTCTGCAGTGTCTCCTGTTCCCGGAGCTACTCCTCCAACTCCAAGAAAGCCAGTATCTTGGCTAGATTACAG ggAAAACCACCTACCAAGAAAGCCAAAGTCCTGCACAAGGCAGCCTGGTCAGCCAAGATTGGAGCCTTCCTCCACTCCCAAGGGACAGGGCAGCTAGCAGATGGGACACCCACAGGGCAAGACG CTCTGGTCTTGGGTTTCGACTGGGGAAAATTCCTGAAGGATCACAGTTACAAGGCTGCCCCTGTCAGCTGTTTTAAACAT GTCCCACTCTATGACCAGTGGGAGGACGTGATGAAGGGGATGAAGGTGGAGGTGCTCAACAGCGACGCCGTGCTCCCCAGCCGGGTGTACTGGATCGCCTCTGTCATGCAGGCAGCAG GGTACCGGGTGCTGCTCCGGTATGAAGGCTTTGAAAATGATGCCAGCCATGACTTCTGGTGCAACCTGGGGACCGTGGATGTCCACCCCATCGGCTGGTGCGCCATCAACAGCAAGATCCTCGTGCCCCCACGGA CCATCCATGCCAAGTTCACCGACTGGAAGGGGTACCTCATGAAGCGGCTGGTGGGCTCCAGGACGCTGCCTGTGGATTTCCATATCAAG ATGGTGGAGAGCATGAAGTACCCCTTTCGGCAGGGCATGCGGCTGGAGGTGGTGGACAAGTCCCAGGTGTCACGGACCCGTATGGCCGTGGTGGACACAGTAATTGGAGGTCGCCTACGGCTCCTCTATGAGGATGGCGACAGTGACGATGACTTCTGGTGCCACATGTGGAGCCCCCTGATTCACCCAGTGGGCTGGTCGCGGCGTGTTGGCCACGGCATCAAGCTGTCAG AGAGGCGCAGTGACATGGCCCACCATCCCACCTTCCGGAAAATCTACTGTGATGCTGTTCCTTACCTGTTCAAGAAG GTTCGTGCTGTCTACACGGAAGGTGGTTGGTTTGAGGAGGGGATGAAACTGGAGGCCATTGACCCCCTGAATCTGGGCAACATTTGCGTGGCAACCATCTGCAAG GTTCTCCTGGACGGCTACCTGATGATCTGTGTGGATGGGGGGCCCTCCACAGATGGCTCCGACTGGTTCTGTTACCACGCCTCCTCCCACGCCATATTCCCAGCCGCCTTCTGCCAGAAGAATGACATTGAGCTCACACCCCCGAAAG GGTACGAGGCACATGCTTTCAACTGGGATGCCTACTTGGAGAAGACCAAGTCAAAAGCAGCCCCATCGAGGCTCTTTAACATG gactgCCCCAACCACGGCTTCAAGGTGGGCATGAAGCTGGAGGCCGTGGACCTGATGGAACCCCGGCTCATCTGCGTGGCCACGGTGAAGCAGGTGGTGCATCGGCTCCTCAGCATCCACTTCGATGGCTGGGACAGCGAGTATGACCAGTGGGTGGACTGTGAATCCCCGGACATCTACCCCGTCGGCTGGTGTGAGCTCACCGGCTACCAGCTGCAGCCGCCGGTGGCCGCAG AGCCAACCACACCTCTCAAGGCCAAAGAggccacaaagaagaaaaagaaacagtttgGAAAGAAAA GTTGGCCCGGATCCCCTTTGGTGCAGTGCCGGCCGCTGAGTGAGATGCAGCCTGCGAGCTTCACGTGGCCATAA